One region of Candidatus Methanoplasma cognatum genomic DNA includes:
- a CDS encoding ATP-dependent helicase gives MKPIDAELSLQQLDIVTNTSGNIVVSASAGTGKTRTMIAKIMQDLSENRTHKVIAAITFTRKATQEIRDRLTFDSSQCFIGTNNNFATDEVIKPFMKDVYGESFDIEMDTDYANKNRELKDFDEGVKSIEEYHTIYSYKNVKKNFVFDLALDILKKSVACRLYLQAKYCAIYIDEYQDCDIDMHNFLMHISDDLKIKTFIVGDDKQSIFQWKGAYPEVFKSIFVKENFTHKKLTMNHRSDKQIQDYSNLIFEETHPLVVNPQNCGNIIWIKATYDNWAGKVISLLDSEKTSALLRHTNTNAKTGADLLTKEGLEHIFIPKIPIENITTNTAWIYYAIASFVLLDTYSAYNFLNDIPVESDAFRVKEIKKILNDIKQNAESANQNAFNQSVNMLSGYLGYTTPKEHIDELYKTVTDKKFAVALNPERPRHCALTIHTSKGLEFEQVIIFIEDFAHNRELKEEHSKNHYVACTRAESKLIIVDTNIAGARTAQNRLLEMFYKAGIDPDKLISMQ, from the coding sequence ATGAAACCAATTGATGCGGAATTATCGCTTCAGCAATTAGATATTGTTACCAATACTTCAGGGAATATAGTTGTAAGCGCCAGTGCCGGTACGGGAAAGACACGAACCATGATTGCCAAAATAATGCAAGATTTGTCAGAAAACAGAACACATAAAGTGATTGCGGCCATTACTTTTACAAGAAAAGCCACACAGGAAATTCGCGACAGGCTCACGTTCGACTCATCACAATGCTTCATCGGAACAAATAATAATTTCGCTACTGATGAAGTTATAAAACCATTTATGAAAGATGTCTATGGCGAAAGTTTTGACATTGAGATGGATACAGACTATGCCAATAAAAATCGTGAACTAAAAGATTTCGATGAAGGCGTGAAAAGCATAGAAGAATACCACACAATATATTCATATAAAAACGTCAAGAAAAACTTCGTTTTCGATTTAGCATTGGATATTCTGAAAAAATCAGTTGCTTGCCGCCTTTATTTACAAGCAAAGTACTGCGCCATTTATATAGACGAATATCAGGATTGTGATATTGATATGCACAATTTCCTCATGCATATCTCCGATGATCTGAAGATTAAGACATTCATAGTGGGCGATGATAAACAGTCTATATTTCAATGGAAGGGAGCCTACCCCGAAGTGTTCAAATCCATTTTTGTAAAAGAAAATTTCACGCATAAAAAATTAACAATGAATCATCGATCAGATAAGCAGATTCAAGATTATTCAAACCTTATATTCGAGGAGACACACCCGCTTGTTGTCAATCCGCAAAACTGTGGAAACATAATATGGATCAAGGCGACCTACGACAACTGGGCAGGCAAAGTTATTTCTTTACTGGATTCCGAGAAGACTTCGGCATTACTTAGGCATACGAATACTAACGCAAAGACAGGTGCGGATCTATTAACAAAAGAAGGTTTAGAACATATTTTCATACCAAAAATTCCGATAGAAAATATTACAACAAATACGGCATGGATCTACTATGCCATTGCAAGCTTTGTATTATTGGACACATATTCTGCATACAACTTCTTAAACGATATCCCTGTGGAAAGCGATGCGTTCAGAGTTAAAGAAATTAAAAAAATCCTCAATGATATAAAACAAAACGCTGAGAGTGCGAATCAGAACGCGTTCAACCAATCAGTAAATATGCTTTCTGGTTATCTTGGTTATACAACTCCTAAAGAACATATTGATGAACTATATAAAACCGTCACGGACAAAAAATTTGCGGTTGCACTGAACCCCGAAAGGCCCAGGCACTGCGCACTCACTATACACACATCAAAAGGATTGGAGTTTGAACAGGTTATCATTTTTATTGAAGACTTTGCTCACAACAGGGAACTGAAAGAAGAACACAGTAAAAATCACTATGTCGCTTGCACTCGCGCCGAGTCAAAGCTAATTATTGTCGATACAAATATAGCTGGTGCCCGCACTGCACAGAACAGGCTTTTAGAAATGTTTTATAAGGCTGGCATAGATCCAGATAAACTGATTTCAATGCAATAA
- a CDS encoding ATP-binding protein translates to MERFFDGGRIHELKSLEELYKRDEFTFAVVYGRRRVGKTSLINEFITRGDKKAIRFTATEDTNLVNLENFSQSVFSAYPEMSFLGTFRSWETAFDFIVGQAKSEKLIIFIDEYPYLAKAYPPISSQLQRYIDLVLLKTEMMLILCGSSMSFMEYQVLGYQSPLYGRRTAQYRIKPLDYYDGAEFFCDASLEDKLLGYAVTNGIPKYLNVISEAKTVKAGIARAFFTKDGFLYEEPHNLLKQELREPAVYNAIIAAIANGATKLSVIAGKVGEKDSKVATYIKNLIDLGILSREVSTLARNDRNGIYTVKDSMYRFWYRFVPKAVTLIECEFGDIYTTKVEPFIPDFMGPAFEDICKQYLLRLGRVNKAPFPFDRIGKWWGGNPVTKKETEIDIVATSTTENDIIIGECKWQNRETGVDIYKELRGKAALFADRDIHYYIFSRSGFTAGLKKEAEKEDRLTLVSLEDLFRI, encoded by the coding sequence ATGGAAAGATTCTTCGACGGGGGCAGAATACACGAATTAAAATCGCTTGAAGAGCTGTATAAACGCGACGAGTTCACCTTCGCCGTCGTGTACGGAAGGCGCCGGGTCGGGAAAACAAGTCTCATTAACGAATTCATAACTCGGGGGGATAAAAAAGCGATAAGGTTCACCGCCACAGAAGATACTAATTTAGTAAATCTAGAGAACTTTTCGCAAAGCGTGTTCTCCGCATATCCGGAGATGTCCTTTCTGGGAACTTTCCGTTCCTGGGAAACCGCATTTGATTTTATCGTTGGTCAGGCCAAAAGTGAGAAGCTGATAATCTTCATTGACGAATACCCATACTTGGCAAAGGCATATCCGCCGATATCCTCTCAGCTTCAGAGATACATAGACCTTGTTCTTCTGAAGACAGAAATGATGCTCATCCTCTGCGGCTCGTCCATGTCATTCATGGAATATCAGGTGCTCGGCTATCAGAGTCCCCTGTACGGGCGGAGAACGGCGCAGTACCGCATAAAGCCGCTTGACTACTATGACGGTGCGGAATTCTTCTGCGATGCCAGTTTGGAAGATAAACTCCTCGGATATGCCGTGACTAACGGTATTCCGAAGTACCTTAACGTCATATCCGAAGCAAAAACAGTTAAGGCGGGCATTGCCCGAGCATTCTTTACCAAGGACGGATTCCTTTATGAGGAGCCGCACAACCTGCTTAAGCAGGAACTGCGTGAGCCGGCAGTTTATAATGCCATAATCGCGGCAATCGCGAACGGCGCGACAAAATTGAGCGTCATTGCCGGAAAAGTGGGCGAAAAAGACAGCAAGGTCGCCACCTACATTAAGAATCTCATCGATCTCGGAATACTTAGCAGAGAAGTGTCAACGCTCGCCCGGAACGACAGGAACGGCATATATACTGTGAAGGACAGCATGTATAGGTTCTGGTATCGTTTCGTACCTAAGGCAGTGACACTAATAGAGTGTGAATTCGGAGACATATACACAACGAAAGTGGAGCCGTTCATACCGGACTTCATGGGGCCCGCCTTCGAAGATATCTGTAAACAATACCTGCTGCGCCTCGGCCGCGTAAACAAGGCGCCGTTCCCGTTCGACAGGATTGGTAAATGGTGGGGCGGCAACCCGGTAACGAAGAAAGAGACGGAGATAGATATCGTCGCAACATCCACTACGGAGAACGACATCATCATCGGCGAATGCAAATGGCAGAACAGGGAAACCGGCGTGGATATCTACAAAGAACTGAGGGGGAAGGCGGCCCTGTTCGCGGACCGCGATATCCACTATTACATATTCTCAAGATCAGGATTCACGGCGGGGTTAAAAAAAGAGGCGGAGAAAGAAGACAGGCTGACGCTGGTCAGCCTTGAGGATCTATTCAGGATCTGA
- a CDS encoding ribbon-helix-helix domain-containing protein yields MGDKEITISIRMGTEDIQKMEDFMAENKIDSRSSFIRDAIAGHISSQRRIGSGSGFFIRFNEVQMETLRLMVEDGTIFSEEEYIRKCVTDRIVSPESEADSANRSFKAAQMSSKMK; encoded by the coding sequence ATGGGAGACAAGGAAATAACGATCTCGATCAGGATGGGAACTGAAGACATCCAGAAAATGGAGGACTTCATGGCTGAGAATAAGATCGACAGCCGCTCCAGTTTCATCAGGGACGCAATAGCCGGGCACATAAGCTCGCAAAGGCGTATTGGGTCCGGAAGCGGATTCTTCATCCGCTTTAATGAGGTACAGATGGAGACCTTAAGACTGATGGTGGAAGATGGGACCATTTTCAGCGAAGAGGAATACATCAGAAAATGCGTGACCGACAGGATCGTGTCGCCGGAATCCGAAGCGGATTCCGCCAACCGCTCCTTTAAGGCTGCGCAGATGTCCTCAAAAATGAAATGA
- the iorA gene encoding indolepyruvate ferredoxin oxidoreductase subunit alpha, whose product MNILEESGKGLLLGNEAIVRGLIEAGVRFASTYPGTPSSEIGNILEEISEEAGMYFEFSSNEKIALEVSAAAASAGVRSFAFMKHVGLNVAADPLMTLAYSGVVGGMLVLTADDPSAHSSQNEQDNRYFATISLLPMIEPSTAAEAKDMIKYAYEISEKLTLPVIYRTTTRINHARSIVEYGPKMETPAKGHFNKDDKRFVNIPAFAKLNRVRLLELNKKAQELSEVSPLNRIEGEGEIGVITSGVSYTYVKEFTSKASILKIGFTNPLPEKKIADFIRGKKHVIVVEELDPFLEDQVLRICAQNGLGVPIYGKRSGHLPREWEYSPDTMKKLNGLLEVKDMPTPLPPADIKLPNRPATLCAACPHRGMFAAAKRAVGKRDVVYCTDIGCYTLGLQPPFHAADFLICMGGGAGAAGGFDKSTDQKAIAFIGDSTFFHSGVGPLTSSIFNNHKIVMVILDNRTTAMTGHQPNPGTGRDFGGVCTEPIDMETLVKGLGIKFVRTVNPYDVKAAEKVMKDALDFDGTAVVVSKCPCPLELKRNKTLVVKECSVNQNKCIHCHICVKTIACPALIKKGEVVTTDPANCIGCGMCANVCPKGAIEVRE is encoded by the coding sequence ATGAACATTCTTGAAGAAAGCGGCAAAGGCCTTCTGTTGGGCAACGAAGCCATAGTGAGAGGCCTTATTGAGGCGGGAGTGAGATTCGCATCCACATATCCCGGTACCCCCTCGTCGGAGATCGGCAATATCCTGGAAGAGATCTCTGAGGAAGCAGGGATGTATTTCGAGTTCTCATCCAATGAGAAGATAGCGTTGGAAGTGTCCGCCGCCGCCGCTTCCGCCGGAGTAAGGTCCTTCGCTTTCATGAAACACGTCGGCCTGAACGTGGCCGCCGATCCCCTCATGACACTGGCATACTCAGGGGTGGTGGGGGGGATGCTCGTGCTGACCGCGGACGATCCCTCGGCGCACAGCTCCCAGAATGAACAGGACAACCGCTACTTTGCGACGATCTCCCTGTTGCCGATGATAGAGCCGTCCACAGCCGCCGAAGCTAAGGACATGATAAAGTACGCTTACGAGATATCCGAGAAGCTGACCCTTCCGGTGATATACAGGACCACCACCAGGATTAACCATGCCAGATCGATAGTCGAATACGGGCCTAAGATGGAGACGCCTGCAAAGGGGCACTTCAACAAAGACGATAAAAGATTCGTGAACATACCCGCATTCGCCAAACTGAACAGGGTGAGACTGCTTGAGCTCAACAAAAAAGCGCAGGAGCTGTCCGAGGTCTCGCCTCTGAACCGTATCGAGGGCGAAGGGGAGATAGGCGTCATCACTTCCGGCGTGAGCTACACTTATGTCAAAGAGTTCACCTCAAAGGCATCGATCCTGAAGATCGGATTCACGAACCCTCTCCCCGAGAAGAAGATCGCCGATTTCATCAGAGGTAAGAAACATGTGATAGTAGTGGAGGAACTTGATCCGTTCCTGGAGGACCAGGTGCTCCGCATATGCGCTCAGAACGGCCTCGGCGTTCCGATATACGGGAAGAGGTCGGGGCACCTTCCGAGGGAGTGGGAGTACTCCCCGGACACCATGAAAAAACTGAATGGCCTGCTTGAAGTAAAGGATATGCCTACACCTCTTCCCCCGGCCGATATCAAGCTGCCTAACCGCCCGGCGACACTCTGCGCCGCATGCCCACACAGAGGGATGTTCGCGGCGGCGAAAAGGGCCGTGGGGAAAAGGGATGTGGTATACTGCACCGACATAGGCTGTTATACGCTCGGATTGCAGCCTCCTTTCCATGCCGCCGATTTCCTGATATGTATGGGAGGCGGAGCCGGAGCCGCCGGGGGATTCGACAAATCGACAGATCAAAAAGCGATAGCTTTCATCGGAGACTCCACCTTTTTCCATTCCGGCGTGGGGCCGCTGACGTCCTCGATCTTCAATAACCACAAGATAGTGATGGTCATCCTCGATAACCGGACAACGGCGATGACGGGACACCAGCCGAACCCGGGGACGGGTAGGGACTTCGGCGGCGTATGCACCGAGCCTATCGACATGGAAACGCTGGTCAAAGGACTGGGCATAAAGTTCGTCAGGACAGTCAACCCGTATGATGTTAAGGCGGCAGAAAAGGTAATGAAAGATGCTCTCGACTTCGACGGCACTGCTGTGGTGGTGTCAAAGTGCCCCTGCCCTCTGGAACTGAAGAGGAACAAGACACTCGTCGTCAAAGAATGCAGCGTCAACCAGAACAAATGCATACACTGCCATATCTGCGTAAAGACGATCGCATGTCCCGCTCTCATCAAGAAGGGAGAGGTCGTCACGACCGATCCCGCCAACTGTATCGGGTGCGGGATGTGCGCTAATGTCTGCCCCAAAGGCGCGATAGAGGTGAGAGAATGA
- a CDS encoding AAA family ATPase: MMMKISSTAWQDGSGDKPNNKWVEKRLDESNQKDIGDKHMRFKSIEIKNFRNFDNIKVDIGNKNVFFGMNDIGKTNFLYALRCLFDRNMRKFDLTESDFHKRNIETKIEITACIDIKDADSPDTEKLRAKMKDAICSSDAEVFIRFTASYNNQMNCAEISMQWGGDAEKLKDIRSNNNGYFDIDSVFNVIYINSYIDLQDLFKKNIRTLIKNKESEEEKDSLTENNIKTKVKEINQEISKLSGIQEFQNKLTPSYRKMRDEDVSIGIKSTFAINHLYSDIVPFIQQDNDDNEYPTAGEGRKKLLAYSIYNLLSEETAEKKINLFLIEEPETHIHRSMQSALSHFLFNSEANDNKLNYLFISTHSPFILSEMDDLHLIRLYNPNKITASSESYVVPDVWKTAKKKLNRALSESIFADSVLLVEGESECVLFERVLTEIDPYYESKGVHVLSVEGVGFEKYIDVLSALNIRYFIKTDNDITKIQNSDPALYRQSGFERINHLVKYIGGSSASESLNARSDLSVGESKPPQARTYYDNEKTALDSIRVKYALFLSHCNLEEDLLECLGEERFCELLKKGTAEEAIKLLKSSKQQNMVELASKLSDDDCMKIYKHYNFASLRAVRNETN, translated from the coding sequence ATGATGATGAAAATCAGCAGTACTGCTTGGCAGGACGGTTCCGGAGACAAACCAAACAACAAATGGGTTGAAAAACGCCTAGATGAGTCGAACCAAAAAGATATCGGGGACAAACATATGAGATTCAAATCGATAGAAATCAAAAATTTCCGCAATTTTGATAACATAAAAGTGGACATAGGCAATAAGAACGTTTTCTTCGGTATGAATGATATCGGAAAGACGAATTTTCTTTATGCCCTTCGTTGTCTTTTCGACAGAAACATGCGCAAGTTCGATTTAACGGAATCTGATTTTCACAAAAGGAATATCGAGACAAAAATAGAGATTACTGCCTGCATCGACATTAAGGATGCCGATTCCCCCGATACAGAAAAGCTGAGAGCGAAAATGAAAGATGCCATATGCAGCTCTGACGCCGAGGTATTCATCAGATTTACCGCTTCGTACAACAATCAAATGAACTGTGCTGAAATTTCTATGCAGTGGGGCGGCGATGCCGAGAAGTTAAAGGATATACGCTCAAATAACAACGGATACTTTGACATTGACAGCGTGTTCAACGTAATTTACATCAATTCTTATATCGACCTCCAAGATCTGTTTAAGAAAAACATACGCACACTAATCAAAAACAAAGAAAGCGAAGAAGAAAAGGACAGCTTGACAGAAAACAACATAAAGACAAAAGTCAAGGAAATCAATCAAGAGATCTCGAAACTATCCGGAATTCAAGAATTTCAGAACAAACTTACGCCGTCATACCGTAAAATGAGAGATGAGGATGTCTCGATCGGAATAAAGTCCACTTTTGCCATCAACCATCTTTACTCTGACATCGTTCCTTTCATTCAACAAGATAACGATGATAATGAATATCCGACCGCAGGGGAAGGCCGCAAGAAGCTTCTGGCATATTCGATATACAATCTTTTGTCTGAAGAAACTGCCGAAAAGAAAATAAATCTGTTTTTAATTGAAGAACCTGAAACGCACATACACAGATCAATGCAATCCGCATTATCGCATTTCCTTTTCAACAGCGAAGCAAACGACAACAAACTAAACTATCTGTTTATCTCCACTCACTCACCGTTTATACTTAGCGAAATGGATGATTTGCATCTGATCCGTCTGTATAACCCGAACAAAATAACCGCCTCAAGCGAATCATATGTTGTTCCCGATGTCTGGAAAACCGCAAAAAAGAAACTCAACCGTGCGTTGTCCGAATCAATATTTGCGGATTCGGTGTTGCTGGTAGAAGGTGAGTCCGAGTGTGTATTATTCGAACGAGTGCTAACTGAGATTGATCCGTATTATGAATCAAAAGGCGTGCATGTATTAAGCGTGGAAGGAGTAGGATTCGAAAAATACATTGACGTTTTGTCTGCGCTGAACATTCGATATTTTATAAAAACCGACAATGACATTACAAAAATACAAAACAGTGATCCCGCCCTATACAGACAATCAGGATTCGAAAGAATCAACCATCTTGTGAAATATATCGGCGGCTCTTCTGCATCAGAATCTTTGAACGCGAGATCGGATTTATCAGTCGGTGAGAGCAAACCTCCGCAAGCAAGAACTTATTACGATAACGAAAAAACCGCTCTCGATTCAATTCGCGTAAAATATGCGCTGTTTTTATCTCATTGTAATCTGGAAGAAGATCTACTGGAATGCTTAGGAGAAGAACGTTTCTGCGAATTATTGAAAAAAGGCACCGCAGAAGAGGCCATTAAACTTCTGAAGTCTTCAAAACAGCAGAATATGGTCGAATTAGCAAGCAAATTGTCTGATGATGATTGTATGAAAATTTATAAACACTATAATTTCGCTTCTTTAAGGGCGGTACGCAATGAAACCAATTGA
- a CDS encoding DNA-3-methyladenine glycosylase I, which produces MSERFRCFGNTPQYADYHDKEWGRPVHDDNKLFEMLILEGAQAGLSWETVLKKREAYREAFDGFDPYKVALYGDAKIAELMTNAGIIRNRSKINAAVINAKLFLEIIAKHGSFDKFIWAYVDNKPIVGHWEKFEDMPLTTPISDKISKDLKKMGFKFVGSTIIYSFMQSVGMVNDHLKPCFVYKEIQNGPLE; this is translated from the coding sequence ATGAGCGAAAGATTCAGATGTTTCGGAAACACGCCGCAGTATGCGGATTATCACGACAAAGAATGGGGGCGGCCCGTGCATGACGACAATAAACTGTTTGAAATGCTGATCTTAGAAGGTGCGCAGGCGGGGCTTTCATGGGAAACTGTATTGAAAAAGAGAGAGGCATACAGAGAAGCCTTCGACGGGTTTGACCCTTATAAGGTCGCTCTATACGGCGATGCGAAAATTGCAGAACTTATGACGAATGCGGGCATTATCAGAAACCGTTCGAAGATCAACGCCGCAGTGATCAACGCCAAGCTGTTCCTCGAGATTATCGCCAAGCACGGGAGTTTTGACAAGTTCATATGGGCTTATGTTGACAACAAGCCTATTGTCGGCCATTGGGAAAAATTTGAGGATATGCCGTTAACCACGCCCATATCTGACAAGATAAGCAAGGATCTGAAGAAAATGGGATTCAAATTCGTAGGTTCGACTATCATTTATTCGTTCATGCAGTCTGTCGGCATGGTAAACGATCATCTTAAGCCATGTTTTGTTTACAAAGAGATACAGAACGGACCGCTTGAATAA
- a CDS encoding indolepyruvate oxidoreductase subunit beta, translated as MKYTVQIVGVGGQGVLLASMVLGTAAMRAGHQVSMSEIHGMAQRGGSVISTLRFGGDTVSPLESAGGADLIMGFEPVETCRYLSLGNKETFILMNLDPTYPSAVAAGFEEYPDIQKLVDSVRSRTDNLKTLDATKVAVAAGKAVAANAVMIGAVAAVKGFPLKKELLKEVLLEVVPENSKELNSKAFDMGYDAMS; from the coding sequence ATGAAGTACACAGTGCAGATCGTAGGCGTAGGCGGACAGGGAGTGCTCTTGGCGTCCATGGTGCTTGGAACTGCGGCCATGAGGGCCGGCCACCAGGTATCGATGAGCGAGATCCACGGCATGGCCCAAAGGGGAGGGAGCGTGATATCTACACTGCGTTTCGGCGGCGACACCGTCAGCCCCCTGGAATCGGCGGGCGGAGCGGACCTGATCATGGGGTTCGAGCCGGTAGAGACCTGCAGGTATCTTTCCCTAGGTAATAAGGAGACGTTCATACTAATGAATCTTGACCCGACATACCCCTCGGCGGTCGCCGCCGGCTTCGAAGAATATCCAGACATTCAGAAGCTGGTGGATTCGGTAAGGTCCAGGACAGATAACCTAAAAACATTGGACGCTACAAAGGTCGCCGTGGCCGCCGGAAAAGCGGTCGCCGCTAACGCCGTGATGATCGGAGCGGTCGCGGCGGTGAAAGGCTTCCCATTGAAGAAAGAGCTTCTCAAGGAGGTCTTATTGGAGGTCGTGCCTGAGAACTCCAAAGAGTTGAATTCAAAAGCATTCGATATGGGTTACGATGCGATGTCATAA
- a CDS encoding cell division protein FtsZ: MEANTKETERSITIEPRIAVVGIGGAGCNVVSGFYKALAPVDTIAINTDRKALDETAADKKVYICKAVTKGEGTKGDARLGNKCAKIHEEEIEKAVIGHDAVFIIAGLGGGTGTGAASVVAEICSRNNMMTFTIGINPFFFETEKVSIAREGIRTIRATCPNTFTIENDKVLDLMPNATMNEAMRTVNKSIMGFVGETSATLASKIKDEITTIQKTVYSKKMDVGNTRELPLFSGV; encoded by the coding sequence ATGGAAGCGAACACAAAGGAAACTGAAAGATCCATAACGATCGAGCCTCGTATAGCAGTGGTCGGTATCGGAGGTGCGGGATGCAACGTTGTAAGCGGTTTCTACAAAGCGCTTGCACCAGTGGACACCATTGCCATCAACACAGACAGAAAGGCCCTGGACGAAACAGCCGCAGATAAGAAAGTCTACATATGCAAAGCGGTCACAAAGGGCGAGGGCACCAAGGGCGACGCCAGACTCGGTAACAAATGCGCCAAGATCCACGAAGAGGAGATAGAGAAGGCGGTCATCGGGCACGATGCGGTCTTCATTATCGCCGGACTCGGGGGAGGCACCGGGACAGGCGCGGCGTCAGTGGTGGCGGAGATATGCAGCCGCAACAACATGATGACATTCACGATCGGTATCAACCCGTTCTTCTTCGAGACCGAAAAGGTATCGATCGCAAGAGAGGGGATAAGAACGATCAGGGCAACATGCCCGAACACATTCACCATAGAGAACGACAAGGTCCTCGATCTCATGCCGAACGCTACAATGAACGAAGCCATGCGCACAGTCAACAAAAGCATAATGGGCTTCGTCGGCGAAACATCGGCTACGCTGGCATCGAAGATAAAAGATGAAATAACCACAATCCAAAAGACAGTCTACTCCAAGAAGATGGATGTCGGCAACACACGGGAGCTCCCGTTGTTCTCAGGTGTCTAA
- a CDS encoding pyridoxamine 5'-phosphate oxidase family protein, translating into MRRKDREIKDREELEKILLLCKTCHVAMVDGSLPYVVPLSFGYRFVNDNVLELFFHSAYEGRKIEILKKNNMVCFEMSNEGEPLFADAPCNSGYYFSSIIGNGRVAFIENAEEKCEALSFMFRHQSGKDAVFTAEQAETVCVYKIVSADFTGKKKPRPGT; encoded by the coding sequence ATGAGAAGGAAGGACAGAGAAATAAAGGACAGGGAGGAGTTGGAGAAGATCCTACTCCTTTGCAAGACATGTCATGTGGCCATGGTGGACGGCAGTCTGCCTTATGTGGTGCCGTTAAGCTTCGGCTACAGGTTCGTGAACGATAACGTATTGGAATTGTTCTTCCACAGCGCATATGAAGGAAGGAAGATCGAGATTCTCAAAAAGAACAACATGGTCTGCTTCGAAATGTCGAACGAAGGGGAGCCTCTTTTTGCGGATGCACCTTGCAATTCCGGTTATTATTTCTCAAGCATCATCGGGAACGGGAGGGTGGCCTTCATTGAGAATGCGGAAGAAAAATGTGAAGCACTGTCCTTTATGTTCAGGCATCAGTCGGGTAAGGATGCGGTCTTCACTGCGGAACAGGCCGAGACCGTCTGCGTATACAAGATAGTCTCGGCTGATTTCACAGGAAAGAAGAAACCGAGGCCGGGCACGTAA